One window of Suricata suricatta isolate VVHF042 chromosome 6, meerkat_22Aug2017_6uvM2_HiC, whole genome shotgun sequence genomic DNA carries:
- the LOC115294310 gene encoding protocadherin gamma-A8-like, whose amino-acid sequence MLVTVLDTNDNAPVFAQPIYRAKVPENVVPGTLLLTVSASDPDEGANGEVAYRFWKISEKQSPLFHLNXXXXXXXXXXXXXXXXXXXXXXXXXXXXXXXXXXQAEDVGALLGRTKVLISVEDVNDNRPEVIITSLFSPVLENTLPGTVIAFLNVHDQDSGKNGQVVCYTSHNLPFLFFFSSPFLFYFCSFL is encoded by the coding sequence ATGCTCGTGACAGTGTTGGATACAAACGACAATGCTCCGGTTTTTGCTCAACCGATTTACCGAGCAAAAGTCCCAGAGAACGTGGTCCCAGGCACCCTGCTGCTTACTGTGAGCGCTAGCGACCCAGATGAAGGAGCCAACGGAGAAGTGGCCTATAGATTCTGGAAAATTAGTGAAAAGCAGTCTCCATTATTCCATCTTAATNNNNNNNNNNNNNNNNNNNNNNNNNNNNNNNNNNNNNNNNNNNNNNNNNNNNNNNNNNNNNNNNNNNNNNNNNNNNNNNNNNNNNNNNNNNNNNNNNNNNTACAAGCTGAAGATGtgggggcacttttggggaggaCCAAAGTGCTCATTTCAGTGGAAGATGTAAATGACAATAGACCAGAAGTGATCATTACATCTCTGTTTAGCCCAGTCTTGGAAAATACTCTCCCTGGAACAGTAATCGCCTTTTTGAATGTGCATGACCAAGACTCTGGGAAGAATGGTCAGGTTGTCTGTTATACATCTCataatttaccttttctttttttcttttcttctccttttcttttttatttctgctcctttctctga
- the LOC115293987 gene encoding protocadherin gamma-B6-like has translation MSDCISTRGLWAPLSASTGQAQSPGISISSLGFPGQSPPTQKKTRLHTEGRGGADVAQHTQIPSSAYYGWNALRVTPWTAVSSAFRKTGTQRELERAMGGSCAQRRPAGRRQVLFPFLLPLFYPALGEPIRYAIPEELAKGSVVGNLAKDLGLSVLDVSARKLRVSTEKLLFKVDAENGDLLVKDRIDREQICKERRRCELQLEAVVENPLNIFHIIVVVEDINDHAPQFDKKEVLLEISESVSEGARISLDPATDLDIDMNSVKDYQINPNPYFSLMVRVNSDGSKYPELSLEKLLDREQQHSHHLILTALDGGNPPRSATTRIEISVRDANDNFPVFSKDEYRISVSENLPPGSSMLQVTATDKDEGVNAEVNYYFRSTAQRTRYMFSLDEKTGMIKNNQSLDFEDTEKYTMEVEARDGGGLSTQCKVVIEILDENDNRPEIIITSLSHEILEDSLPGMVVVLFKTRDKDFGANGEVMCNIGKDIPFKIYSSSNNYYKLVTDEPLDREQTPEYNVTITATDRGNPPLSSRTTITLHITDVNDNAPVFHQDSYVVHVMENNPPGASIAQVSASDPDLGPNGHVSYSIVASDLEPRALASYVSVNTQSGVVFAQRAFDHEQLLQEVLPDVSDRPEPSDPQAELQFYLVVALALISVLFLLAVILAVALRLRRSSSPTTWDCFQPGLCVKSGPVVPPNYSEGTLPYSYNLCVAQTGKTEFNFLKCSELLHSTQDIVCGDSSGALIPLQGEHDLTTHPEMLTPA, from the exons ATGTCAGACTGCATTTCCACACGGGGCCTCTGGGCGCCGCTGTCGGCCAGTACAGGGCAAGCGCAGTCGCCTGGGATTTCTATCTCCAGCCTGGGATTTCCTGGGCAGTCACCACCAACACAGAAGAAAACCCGCTTACACACTGAGGGTCGTGGAGGCGCAGACGTTGCCCAACATACACAGATTCCCAGCTCCGCCTATTATGGGTGGAATGCTCTTCGAGTGACGCCGTGGACTGCAGTTTCTTCAGCTTTCCGGAAAACTGGAACCCAGCGAGAACTAGAGCGCGCAATGGGAGGGAGCTGCGCTCAGAGGCGCCCGGCCGGCAGGCGGCAGGTACTGTTTCCCTTCCTGCTACCTTTGTTCTACCCCGCGCTCGGTGAGCCGATCCGCTACGCGATTCCCGAGGAACTGGCCAAGGGTTCGGTGGTGGGGAACCTCGCCAAGGACCTCGGGCTCAGTGTCCTGGACGTGTCGGCTCGGAAGCTGCGAGTCAGCACGGAGAAGCTGCTTTTCAAGGTAGACGCAGAGAACGGGGACTTACTAGTGAAGGACCGAATAGACCGCGAGCAGATctgcaaagagagaagaagatgtGAGTTGCAGTTGGAAGCGGTGGTGGAAaatcctttaaacatttttcatatcattgtggttGTTGAGGATATTAATGACCATGCCCCTCAATTCGATAAAAAGGAAGTACTTTTAGAAATTTCTGAATCTGTGTCCGAAGGTGCACGAATATCCCTTGACCCTGCCACTGACCTCGATATAGACATGAACTCAGTTAAAGATTATCAGATAAATCCTAACCCTTACTTCTCGCTAATGGTTAGAGTTAATTCCGATGGTAGTAAATATCCAGAGTTATCTTTGGAGAAACTCCTAGACCGGGAACAGCAGCATTCTCATCACTTAATACTGACTGCCTTGGACGGGGGGAACCCACCACGAAGTGCCACCACTCGAATAGAAATCTCTGTCAGGGATGCCAATGATAACTTCCCAGTGTTCAGCAAAGATGAATACAGAATCAGTGTTAGCGAAAATCTGCCCCCTGGATCTTCCATGTTGCAAGTGACAGCCACTGACAAGGATGAGGGGGTCAATGCAGAAGTGAACTACTACTTCAGGAGCACTGCTCAGAGGACAAGATACATGTTCTCGCTGGATGAGAAAACGGGTATGATTAAGAATAACCAATCATTGGATTTTGAGGATACAGAAAAATATACCATGGAAGTGGAAGCAAGGGATGGAGGTGGACTCTCTACCCAATGTAAAGTAGTCATAGAAATCCTAGATGAAAACGACAACAGGCCAGAAATAAtcatcacctctctctctcatgaaattTTGGAGGATTCTCTTCCAGGAATGGTGGTGGTTCTCTTCAAGACACGGGACAAGGATTTCGGAGCAAATGGAGAAGTCATGTGTAACATAGGAAAGGATATTCCTTTCAAAATTTATTCCTCTTCTAATAATTACTACAAGCTGGTGACAGATGAACCCCTAGACCGAGAGCAGACTCCGGAATACAACGTCACCATAACAGCCACTGACAGGGGCAATCCGCCCCTCTCCTCCAGGACTACCATCACCTTGCACATAACCGATGTCAATGACAACGCGCCAGTTTTCCACCAGGACTCTTACGTGGTTCACGTGATGGAGAACAACCCTCCAGGAGCCTCCATCGCCCAAGTCAGCGCCTCCGACCCCGACCTGGGACCCAACGGCCACGTCTCCTACTCCATCGTGGCCAGCGACCTGGAGCCACGGGCGCTGGCGTCCTACGTGTCCGTGAACACGCAGAGCGGCGTGGTGTTCGCGCAGCGCGCCTTCGACCACGAGCAGCT CCTACAAGAAGTACTGCCCGATGTCAGTGACCGTCCGGAGCCCTCTGACCCTCAGGCCGAGCTGCAGTTTTACCTGGTGGTGGCGTTGGCCTTGATCTCAGTGCTCTTCCTCCTCGCGGTGATTCTGGCGGTGGCCCTGCGCCTGCGCCgctcctccagccccaccacTTGGGACTGCTTTCAGCCTGGTCTCTGTGTCAAGTCTGGGCCTGTGGTTCCTCCCAACTACAGTGAAGGGACTTTGCCTTATTCCTACAATTTGTGCGTGGCCCAAACTGGAAAGACAGAGTTTAACTTCCTAAAATGTAGTGAGCTCTTGCATTCTACTCAAGACATAGTTTGCGGTGATTCATCCGGGGCCTTAATTCCACTTCAGGGTGAGCATGATTTGACTACACATCCTGAGATGCTCACACCG GCGTGA
- the LOC115293989 gene encoding protocadherin gamma-B6-like, which yields MGGSCAQRRPAGRRQVLFPFLLPLFYPALGEPIRYAIPEELAKGSVVGNLAKDLGLSVLDVSARKLRVSTEKLLFKVDAENGDLLVKDRIDREQICKERRRCELQLEAVVENPLNIFHIIVVVEDINDHAPQFHKDEINLEISESVIPGTGTILESAKDPDISTNSLSKYQLSPNEYFSLMVKDDPDGGKYPELVLKKTLDRETQSSHQLVLTAFDSGSPPRSSTARIRILVVDANDNPPVFSQDMYRVSLREGVPPGTSVVKVSATDQDEGFNAEITYSFLGVANNAQHVFSLDSATGNIITHQSLDFEEVERYTMDVEAKDRGSLSTQCKVIIEVLDENDNIPEIIITSLSDQILEDSHPGMVVALFKTQDQDSGGNGEVTCNLSRDIPFKIHSSSNNYYKLVTDGPLDREQTPEYNVTITATDRGNPPLSSSTVITLHITDVNDNAPVFHQDSYVVHVAENNPPGASIAQVSASDPDLGPNGHVSYSIVASDLEPRALASYVSVNTQSGVVFAQRAFDHEQLTATLHLVFADSLQEVLPDVSDRPEPSDPQAELQFYLVVALALISVLFLLAVILAVALRLRSSSSTATGGCFGSVLCSKSGPEITGNYSEGTLPYAYNLCVPGDQTNPEFNFLTSVDNFPATQEILNKDSPSALMTSILTPNVEADKKTFKQVSI from the exons ATGGGAGGGAGCTGCGCTCAGAGGCGCCCGGCCGGCAGGCGGCAGGTACTGTTTCCCTTCCTGCTACCTTTGTTCTACCCCGCGCTCGGTGAGCCGATCCGCTACGCGATTCCCGAGGAACTGGCCAAGGGTTCGGTGGTGGGGAACCTCGCCAAGGACCTCGGGCTCAGTGTCCTGGACGTGTCGGCTCGGAAGCTGCGAGTCAGCACGGAGAAGCTGCTTTTCAAGGTAGACGCAGAGAACGGGGACTTACTAGTGAAGGACCGAATAGACCGCGAGCAGATctgcaaagagagaagaagatgtGAGTTGCAGTTGGAAGCGGTGGTGGAAaatcctttaaacatttttcatatcattgtggttGTTGAGGATATTAATGACCATGCCCCACAATTccataaagatgaaataaatttagaaatcagTGAATCTGTCATCCCAGGGACGGGAACAATTCTTGAGTCTGCAAAAGATCCTGATATTAGTACGAATTCACTGAGCAAATACCAGCTAAGCCCTAATGAGTACTTCTCCTTAATGGTGAAGGACGATCCCGATGGTGGCAAATATCCTGAATTGGTATTGAAGAAGACCCTGGACCGGGAAACACAAAGCTCTCATCAACTGGTGCTGACAGCGTTTGACAGTGGAAGTCCACCACGAAGCAGCACAGCTCGGATTCGAATCCTGGTGGTGGATGCCAATGATAACCCCCCAGTGTTCAGCCAAGATATGTACAGGGTCAGTCTTCGGGAAGGTGTACCCCCAGGCACCTCGGTGGTGAAGGTGAGTGCCACTGACCAAGACGAAGGCTTCAACGCTGAGATCACCTACTCATTCCTTGGTGTGGCTAATAACGCCCAGCATGTGTTCTCTTTGGATTCTGCCACAGGAAACATTATAACTCATCAGTCCTTGGATTTTGAAGAAGTAGAAAGATATACCATGGATGTAGAAGCAAAGGACCGTGGGTCCCTCTCTACGCAGTGTAAAGTAATCATAGAAGTTCTAGATGAAAATGACAACATCCCTGAAATAATCATTACGTCTCTCTCTGATCAAATTTTAGAGGATTCCCATCCAGGAATGGTTGTGGCCCTCTTCAAAACACAGGACCAGGATTCCGGGGGAAATGGAGAAGTCACTTGTAATTTAAGTAGAGATATTCCATTTAAGATTCATTCTTCATCTAATAATTATTACAAGCTGGTAACAGATGGACCCCTAGACAGAGAGCAGACTCCGGAATACAACGTCACCATAACAGCCACTGACAGGGGCAATCCGCCCCTATCCTCCAGCACTGTCATCACCTTGCACATCACCGATGTCAATGACAACGCGCCGGTTTTCCACCAGGACTCTTACGTGGTTCATGTGGCTGAGAACAACCCTCCAGGAGCCTCCATCGCCCAAGTCAGCGCCTCCGACCCCGACCTGGGACCCAACGGCCACGTCTCCTACTCCATCGTGGCCAGCGACCTGGAGCCACGGGCGCTGGCGTCCTACGTGTCCGTGAACACGCAGAGCGGCGTGGTGTTCGCGCAGCGCGCCTTCGACCACGAGCAGCT CACCGCCACGCTGCACCTGGTTTTCGCTGACAGCCTACAAGAAGTACTGCCCGATGTCAGTGACCGTCCGGAGCCCTCTGACCCTCAGGCCGAGCTGCAGTTTTACCTGGTGGTGGCGTTGGCCTTGATCTCAGTGCTCTTCCTCCTCGCGGTGATTCTGGCGGTGGCCCTGCGCCTGCGAAGCTCTTCCAGCACCGCCACAGGAGGCTGCTTTGGGTCTGTTCTGTGCTCCAAATCTGGACCCGAAATTACTGGCAACTACAGTGAAGGAACGTTGCCCTATGCCTATAATTTGTGTGTGCCTGGGGATCAAACCAACCCCGAATTTAATTTTCTCACATCTGTTGATAATTTTCCAGCCACAcaagaaattctcaacaaagatAGCCCCTCTGCACTAATGACTAGCATTTTAACTCCTAATGTTGAAGCAGATAAGAAGACTTTTAAACAggtaagtatttaa
- the LOC115293991 gene encoding protocadherin gamma-B2-like — protein sequence MGIREKPKSNTRQRQVLFPFLLLLFCGGLSQQIRYSIPEEMARGSVVGNLAEDLGLHVRDLVTRNFRVSAEKQYFMVNTENGNILVSDRIDRESLCPQNPLCVMPLEIVAENPLNVFHITVKIEDINDNPPYFPQNSIVLKINELAILGSRFGLESAVDVDVGPNSIQSYQLSYSEYFSLMVKDKTEGKNAPELILEKPLDREHQGFHLLVLTAVDGGDPVRSGTVQIKIEVTDANDNSPVFSQNVYKVSLPENLPSGTSVLKVTAIDQDEGINAEITYSFKTLRDIGNIFMLDHQSGEIKSRGPIDFENSSSYTVSIEAKDGGGMATECKIIIEILDENDNAPEVIFTSVSSSITEDTEQGIVIALFKTHDKDSGENGEVTCLIKGKVPFRMESSANNYYKLVTDGALDREKTSAYNVTIIATDRGKPPLSSSSSITVHITDVNDNAPIFEQAFYIVHMAENNPPGVSIAQVRASDPDLGPNGHVSYSIVASDLEPRALASYVSVNTQSGVVFAQRAFDHEQLRAFELTLQARDQGSPPLTYKKYCPMSVTVRSPLTLRPSCSFTWWWRWP from the exons ATGGGAATTAGGGAGAAGCCAAAGAGCAATACCCGGCAGCGGCAAGtactctttcctttcctgctgcTTTTGTTCTGTGGGGGGCTCTCTCAGCAGATCCGCTACTCTATTCCGGAAGAAATGGCCAGGGGCTCAGTGGTAGGGAACCTTGCTGAAGACCTGGGGCTGCATGTACGGGATTTAGTGACCCGCAACTTCAGAGTTAGTGCAGAGAAACAATACTTTATGGTAAACACAGAGAATGGCAACATACTTGTAAGTGACAGAATAGATAGAGAATCGCTCTGTCCCCAAAATCCTCTGTGTGTCATGCCCTTAGAGATTGTGGCAGAGAATCCTCTAAATGTTTTTCACATAACTGTGAAGATAGAAGATATAAATGACAATCCACCTTATTTCCCCCAAAATAGCATTGTTCTAAAAATCAATGAGCTTGCAATTCTTGGATCTCGATTTGGTTTGGAATCTGCTGTAGATGTAGATGTAGGACCCAACTCTATCCAGAGTTACCAACTCAGCTATAGTGAGTATTTCTCTCTGATGGTGAAGGATAAGACTGAAGGCAAGAATGCCCCAGAATTAATATTGGAGAAGCCACTGGACCGGGAACACCAGGGCTTCCATCTTCTGGTCCTGACTGCAGTGGATGGAGGTGACCCAGTCCGAAGTGGCACCGTTCAAATCAAGATTGAGGTCACTGATGCGAATGATAACTCCCCAGTGTTCAGTCAGAATGTGTACAAAGTTAGCCTTCCAGAGAACTTGCCCTCAGGTACCTCTGTGCTAAAGGTGACTGCGATCGACCAGGATGAGGGCATCAATGCAGAGATCACCTACTCTTTCAAAACACTAAGAGATATTGGGAATATATTTATGCTAGACCATCAAAGTGGAGAAATTAAATCCAGAGGTCCTATAGACTTTGAAAACAGTAGTAGTTATACCGTGAGCATAGAAGCCAAGGATGGTGGAGGCATGGCCACtgaatgtaaaattataatagaaattttAGATGAGAATGACAATGCCCCAGAGGTCATTTTCACTTCGGTGTCAAGTTCCATAACTGAGGACACAGAACAGGGAATAGTAATTGCTCTGTTCAAAACACATGACAAAGATTCAGGAGAAAATGGAGAAGTCACATGCCTCATAAAAGGAAAAGTTCCTTTTAGAATGGAATCTTCTGCCAATAATTACTACAAACTTGTAACAGATGGGGCACTGGACCGGGAGAAGACCTCCGCATACAATGTCACCATCATAGCCACTGACCGGGGAAAGCCGCCCCTCTCCTCTAGCTCAAGCATCACTGTGCACATCACAGATGTCAATGACAATGCGCCCATTTTCGAACAGGCGTTCTATATAGTCCACATGGCCGAGAACAATCCTCCAGGTGTTTCCATCGCCCAAGTAAGAGCCTCCGATCCTGACCTGGGACCCAACGGCCACGTCTCCTACTCCATCGTGGCCAGCGACCTGGAGCCACGGGCGCTGGCGTCCTACGTGTCCGTGAACACGCAGAGCGGCGTGGTGTTCGCGCAGCGCGCCTTCGACCACGAGCAGCTGCGCGCCTTCGAGCTGACGCTGCAGGCCCGCGACCAGGGCTCGCCGCCGCTCA CCTACAAGAAGTACTGCCCGATGTCAGTGACCGTCCGGAGCCCTCTGACCCTCAGGCCGAGCTGCAGTTTTACCTGGTGGTGGCGTTGGCCTTGA